Proteins from one Catenuloplanes atrovinosus genomic window:
- a CDS encoding MFS transporter → MSGLSRRAEAVATVALAAIAFIIVTGETLPIGLIAEVADGIGATESRVGLTVSWYALIAAASAVPLTRWSSRFDRRRVLLVSAAVFGAGHLLAAGAQDVVMLAAGRGLAALGHGVYFAVAAPAAMRLARPEARGRAGARVMVGGSAALVVGTPLATLLGQVTSWRIAMLAVGVVAVVLGMLVARLMPALPGSSVRGGGASVLSTVRLPGVLAIQGVVLFAVTGHFTLYTYVAPFVEQRFGITGTGLTVLLLAYGAAAVVGSTLAGRMADLRPIAGVRVAAGTFTVALAGVWAAGLLGTAVAGVPLVIIWGGAFSVLNVCVALAVLRRAPGPRAETANAFTGIVFQVGIVSGSALGAAASEAGLLATVPLLTAAAGVLVMAITLLGGHAFAPAEVEPIEDLKPAEVGVGLPRM, encoded by the coding sequence ATGTCCGGGCTGTCGCGGCGCGCGGAGGCGGTGGCGACGGTGGCGCTGGCCGCCATCGCGTTCATCATCGTCACCGGCGAGACGCTGCCGATCGGGCTGATCGCCGAGGTGGCGGACGGCATCGGCGCGACCGAGAGCCGGGTCGGGCTGACCGTGAGCTGGTACGCGCTGATCGCGGCCGCGTCCGCGGTGCCGCTCACCCGCTGGTCGTCGCGGTTCGACCGGCGGCGGGTGCTGCTGGTCAGCGCGGCCGTCTTCGGCGCCGGGCACCTCCTGGCCGCGGGCGCGCAGGACGTGGTGATGCTCGCGGCCGGCCGCGGGCTGGCCGCGCTCGGCCACGGCGTCTACTTCGCGGTGGCCGCGCCCGCCGCGATGCGGCTGGCCCGCCCGGAGGCGCGCGGCCGGGCCGGCGCGCGCGTGATGGTCGGCGGCTCGGCCGCGCTGGTGGTCGGCACGCCGCTGGCCACGCTGCTCGGCCAGGTGACCAGCTGGCGGATCGCGATGCTGGCCGTCGGCGTGGTCGCGGTCGTGCTCGGCATGCTGGTGGCGCGGCTGATGCCGGCGCTGCCGGGCTCGTCCGTGCGCGGCGGCGGCGCCAGCGTGCTCTCCACCGTGCGGCTGCCGGGCGTGCTGGCCATCCAGGGCGTGGTGCTGTTCGCGGTCACCGGGCACTTCACGCTGTACACGTACGTGGCGCCGTTCGTCGAGCAGCGGTTCGGGATCACCGGCACCGGGCTGACCGTGCTGCTGCTGGCGTACGGCGCGGCCGCGGTGGTCGGCAGCACGCTCGCCGGCCGGATGGCGGACCTGCGGCCCATCGCCGGGGTACGGGTGGCGGCCGGCACGTTCACGGTCGCGCTCGCCGGGGTGTGGGCGGCCGGCCTGCTCGGCACCGCGGTCGCCGGCGTACCCCTGGTGATCATCTGGGGTGGCGCGTTCTCCGTGCTCAACGTGTGCGTGGCGCTGGCCGTGCTGCGCCGCGCGCCCGGACCGCGCGCCGAGACCGCGAACGCGTTCACCGGCATCGTCTTCCAGGTCGGCATCGTCTCCGGGTCCGCGCTCGGCGCCGCCGCCTCCGAGGCCGGGCTGCTCGCCACCGTGCCGCTGCTCACCGCCGCGGCCGGCGTGCTGGTCATGGCGATCACGCTGCTCGGCGGCCACGCGTTCGCGCCCGCGGAGGTCGAGCCGATCGAGGACCTGAAGCCCGCGGAGGTAGGGGTAGGCCTACCCCGGATGTAG
- a CDS encoding sensor histidine kinase, translating to MRSPAYLFTAWPWRSLLYVLTTLVTAALAWPLAIPLVPAVALIMALTGESTVEIGTALAVTSVCVAFYAAGAPLLALPLAILERYRLRLIRHEPVRSGHRMPPETGPWSWLITRYTESATWRAVVYGTLLAAVAPVFCLVALVYVGFAVALLLGPFLVTRDNAMQIVTFTIDTPAEALPWTPLGAVLLAGVPYLVGLTAGLHGLVATALLNEPPANANLHTELVEVSRSRARLVDGFEAERRRIERDLHDGAQQRLVGLTLQLGLAKLDVPGDSPAAASVARAHEEAKRLMAELRDLIAGIHPQVLTDLGLPAALRDLADRTALPVTVRSDLGERPAAQVESTAYFVVAEALTNAVRHGHARQAWVRAFRERGLLIVEVTDDGRGGASPDLGTGLTGLADRAAVAGGRMLLSSPPGGPTVVRVELPWVSASADAGAAS from the coding sequence ATGAGGAGCCCGGCCTACCTGTTCACCGCGTGGCCGTGGCGGTCGCTGCTGTACGTGCTCACCACGCTGGTGACCGCGGCGCTGGCGTGGCCGCTCGCGATCCCGCTGGTCCCCGCGGTCGCGCTGATCATGGCGCTGACCGGCGAATCGACCGTGGAGATCGGCACCGCGCTCGCCGTGACCAGCGTCTGCGTGGCCTTCTACGCGGCCGGTGCGCCACTGCTGGCGCTGCCGCTGGCGATCCTGGAGCGATACCGGCTGCGGCTGATCAGGCACGAGCCGGTCCGGTCGGGGCACCGCATGCCGCCGGAGACCGGGCCCTGGTCGTGGCTGATCACCCGCTACACCGAGTCCGCGACCTGGCGCGCCGTGGTCTACGGCACGCTGCTGGCCGCGGTCGCGCCGGTGTTCTGCCTGGTCGCGCTGGTCTACGTCGGGTTCGCGGTGGCGCTGCTGCTCGGGCCGTTCCTGGTCACGCGGGACAACGCGATGCAGATCGTCACGTTCACCATCGACACGCCCGCCGAGGCGCTGCCGTGGACGCCGCTCGGGGCGGTGCTGCTGGCCGGCGTGCCGTACCTGGTCGGCCTGACCGCCGGGCTGCACGGCCTGGTCGCGACCGCGCTGCTGAACGAGCCGCCGGCCAACGCCAACCTGCACACCGAGCTGGTGGAGGTGTCCCGTTCCCGGGCGCGCCTGGTGGACGGCTTCGAGGCGGAGCGGCGGCGGATCGAGCGCGATCTGCACGACGGCGCCCAGCAGCGGCTGGTCGGCCTCACGCTGCAGCTCGGCCTCGCGAAGCTGGACGTGCCGGGCGACTCGCCGGCCGCGGCGTCGGTGGCGAGGGCGCACGAGGAGGCGAAGCGGCTCATGGCGGAGCTGCGCGACCTGATCGCCGGCATCCACCCGCAGGTGCTCACCGACCTGGGTCTGCCGGCCGCGCTGCGCGACCTGGCGGACCGCACCGCGCTGCCGGTGACGGTGCGCAGCGACCTGGGCGAGCGCCCGGCCGCGCAGGTGGAGAGCACCGCGTACTTCGTGGTCGCGGAGGCGCTGACGAACGCGGTCCGGCACGGGCACGCGCGGCAGGCCTGGGTGCGCGCCTTCCGCGAGCGCGGCCTGCTGATCGTGGAGGTGACCGACGACGGGCGCGGCGGCGCCAGCCCGGACCTCGGCACCGGGCTGACCGGGCTGGCGGACCGGGCCGCGGTCGCGGGCGGCCGGATGCTGCTGTCCAGCCCGCCCGGTGGCCCGACCGTGGTCCGCGTGGAGCTGCCCTGGGTCTCCGCGTCCGCGGACGCCGGGGCGGCGTCGTGA
- a CDS encoding response regulator transcription factor — protein sequence MTVRVVLAEDGVLLREGLAGLLDRFGLPVVASVGDAPALVEAVAEHAPDLVVTDIRMPPQMSDDGLRAALELREARPGLPVVALSQYVERSYASALLDSGGGRAVGYLLKDRVADVEEFVEVLRGVAAGGTIIDPTVVRQLLRRPPADPVASLSAREREVLASMAEGRSNVAIARALHVSEAAVGKHVGNILAKLGLPPDDDSNRRVLAVLAYLRGSHRRP from the coding sequence GTGACGGTACGGGTGGTGCTGGCCGAGGACGGCGTGCTGCTCCGCGAGGGCCTGGCCGGGCTGCTGGACCGCTTCGGACTGCCGGTGGTGGCGTCCGTCGGCGACGCGCCCGCGCTCGTCGAGGCCGTCGCCGAGCACGCGCCGGACCTGGTGGTGACGGACATCCGGATGCCGCCGCAGATGTCCGACGACGGGTTGCGTGCCGCGCTGGAGCTGCGCGAGGCCCGGCCCGGCCTGCCGGTGGTGGCGCTCAGCCAGTACGTGGAGCGCTCCTACGCCTCCGCGCTGCTCGACTCCGGCGGCGGCCGGGCGGTCGGCTACCTGCTCAAGGACCGGGTCGCGGACGTGGAGGAGTTCGTGGAGGTGCTGCGCGGCGTGGCGGCCGGCGGCACGATCATCGACCCGACCGTGGTACGCCAGCTGCTGCGCCGCCCGCCCGCGGACCCGGTGGCGTCGCTGTCGGCCCGGGAGCGCGAGGTGCTGGCGTCGATGGCGGAGGGGCGGTCCAACGTGGCGATCGCGCGGGCCCTGCACGTCTCCGAGGCCGCGGTCGGCAAGCACGTCGGCAACATCCTGGCCAAGCTGGGCCTGCCGCCGGACGACGACTCCAACCGGCGCGTGCTGGCGGTGCTGGCCTATCTGCGCGGATCGCATCGACGTCCTTGA
- a CDS encoding glycoside hydrolase family 43 protein: MRRTVAGFLIVLLTAALAVAGPARAAAPPAGSWTRYTMTAFTNSSESNMYVYESPDATGFRLLRGPAYTPPSGLIRDPSIIRHTDGRYWVVYTTNWTGNTIGFATSTDRLNWTFVRNVTIPLTVQNTWAPEFFIDSDGSVNVIVSLSTNGADFKPYKLTATNSALSAWSAPQVLSGIGPNYIDTYIVKVGSTYHAFTKNETTKFIEYATASSLTGPYTISRTGNWAGWGGPREGQALIPLDNGGWRIYYDGYTVGQYYFSDSYDGFATWSAPQTLPALSGFARHFTVLREVVPGGASLPVDVTRSFQSVNATDRYVRHRDYLGYVDPVSASSAATVKQDATFTVVPGLADANCYSFRAANGSYLRHWNFRLRLDPGDGSATYARDATYCARPGSVSGSVALESYNYPGRYVRHYNYELRVDLYQDSDTFRADSSFRPVTAWA; the protein is encoded by the coding sequence GTGAGACGTACCGTCGCAGGGTTTCTGATCGTTCTTCTAACGGCCGCGCTGGCGGTCGCCGGACCGGCGCGCGCGGCCGCACCCCCGGCCGGTTCGTGGACGCGCTACACCATGACCGCGTTCACCAACAGCAGCGAGTCGAACATGTACGTGTACGAGTCGCCGGACGCGACCGGCTTCCGGCTGCTGCGCGGCCCGGCCTACACGCCGCCGAGCGGGCTGATCCGCGACCCCAGCATCATCCGGCACACGGACGGGCGGTACTGGGTCGTCTACACCACGAACTGGACCGGCAACACCATCGGGTTCGCCACCAGCACCGACCGTCTCAACTGGACGTTCGTGCGGAACGTGACGATCCCGCTGACCGTGCAGAACACCTGGGCGCCGGAATTCTTCATCGACTCCGACGGCAGCGTGAACGTGATCGTGTCGCTCTCCACGAACGGGGCGGACTTCAAGCCGTACAAGCTGACCGCGACGAACTCGGCACTCAGCGCCTGGTCGGCGCCGCAGGTGCTCAGCGGCATCGGGCCGAACTACATTGACACGTACATCGTCAAGGTCGGCTCCACGTACCACGCGTTCACCAAGAACGAGACGACCAAGTTCATCGAGTACGCCACCGCGTCCTCGCTGACCGGGCCGTACACCATCTCCCGCACCGGCAACTGGGCCGGCTGGGGCGGGCCGCGCGAGGGTCAGGCGCTGATTCCGCTGGACAACGGCGGCTGGCGGATCTACTACGACGGATACACGGTCGGGCAGTACTACTTCAGCGACTCCTACGACGGGTTCGCCACCTGGTCGGCGCCGCAGACACTGCCCGCGCTGTCCGGGTTCGCCCGGCACTTCACGGTGCTGAGGGAGGTCGTGCCCGGGGGTGCGTCGCTGCCGGTCGACGTGACCCGGTCGTTCCAGTCCGTCAACGCCACCGACCGGTACGTACGGCACCGCGACTACCTCGGCTACGTCGATCCGGTGTCGGCGTCGTCCGCGGCCACGGTCAAGCAGGACGCCACGTTCACGGTCGTGCCGGGGCTGGCGGACGCGAACTGCTACTCGTTCCGCGCGGCGAACGGGTCGTACCTGCGGCACTGGAACTTCCGGCTGCGGCTGGACCCCGGCGACGGCAGCGCGACCTACGCGCGGGACGCCACCTACTGCGCGCGGCCGGGCTCGGTGTCCGGGTCGGTGGCGCTGGAGTCGTACAACTATCCGGGCCGCTACGTCCGGCACTACAACTACGAGCTGCGCGTGGACCTCTACCAGGACTCGGACACGTTCCGCGCGGACAGCTCGTTCCGCCCGGTGACCGCCTGGGCCTAG
- a CDS encoding SRPBCC family protein: MRTGDFRYTARPRCSPEAAMGLLADLTRQGELHPLIVAVDPEPPRPGALRSYTITDVLALGPVRFTIRYQADVLRQSGTELDTVARQRPRVTVRNRTTVTPGGDGHTRIDCHVTLTAPTPLFGFALGQARRAHTELAARIERRLSGG, encoded by the coding sequence GTGCGGACGGGCGATTTCCGGTACACGGCACGGCCCCGCTGCTCGCCGGAGGCGGCGATGGGGCTGCTCGCCGACCTGACCCGGCAGGGCGAGCTGCACCCGCTGATCGTCGCGGTCGACCCGGAGCCGCCGCGGCCCGGCGCGCTCCGCAGCTACACGATCACGGACGTGCTGGCCCTCGGGCCGGTCCGGTTCACCATCCGCTACCAGGCCGACGTGCTGCGCCAGTCGGGCACCGAGCTGGACACCGTGGCCCGCCAGCGCCCGCGCGTGACGGTGCGGAACCGGACCACGGTCACGCCCGGCGGCGACGGGCACACCCGGATCGACTGCCACGTGACGCTGACCGCGCCCACGCCGCTGTTCGGGTTCGCCCTCGGGCAGGCGCGGCGAGCCCACACGGAACTCGCCGCGCGCATCGAGCGGCGGTTGAGCGGCGGCTAG
- a CDS encoding CBS domain-containing protein, with translation MTTAREIMTTDVTCVGENEYLSAAAKKMADLDVGSLPICGVDNKIKGVITDRDIVVKVLGKGKDPASITAGTLAQGEAVTIGADDDAQEILRTMSQHQVRRLPVIDGQSLVGIIALADVARAMSDRPVGDLLEALSQSGR, from the coding sequence ATGACGACGGCACGCGAGATCATGACGACCGACGTGACCTGCGTCGGCGAGAACGAGTACCTGTCGGCCGCGGCCAAGAAGATGGCCGACCTGGACGTCGGGTCGCTGCCGATCTGCGGCGTGGACAACAAGATCAAAGGTGTGATCACCGACCGCGACATCGTGGTCAAGGTGCTCGGCAAGGGCAAGGACCCGGCGTCGATCACCGCGGGCACCCTCGCGCAGGGCGAGGCGGTCACGATCGGCGCGGACGACGACGCGCAGGAGATTCTGCGCACCATGTCGCAGCACCAGGTGCGCCGGCTGCCGGTGATCGACGGGCAGAGCCTGGTCGGCATCATCGCGCTCGCCGACGTGGCCCGCGCGATGTCCGACCGCCCGGTCGGCGACCTGCTCGAGGCGCTGTCCCAGAGCGGCCGCTGA